A window of [Clostridium] innocuum genomic DNA:
CTACCGCAACATTCTCTAACAATGTTAAATTACTGACTAGATTGGTCTGCTGAAACACAAAACCAAATGCATCTGAGCGAAGTTTCGCTTTTTGCTTTTCGCGAAAGGTCGTAATATCATCGTCGTTATACAAGATTTTTCCTTCATCAATCGTATTCATACCACTTAAAGAATAAAGTAGTGTAGATTTTCCAGCACCCGATGCTCCCATAATAACCGTAAAATCACCATCATATAGCTCTATATTTACGTTATTTAAAACAGGAGTATCTGCTTCTTCGAATTTCTTTGTAATTCCGCTGCCTTCCAAAATCACAGGTTTCATATAGTTACTCCTTTTTTTTCTAAAATAATCAGTCGTTTTTTCCCAGTACGGTTATCTGGAAGTATCTCATCTACAAAAGATATAGCAAATTCTACATAGTCAAGCCGCTTTTCTTTTAACATGGATGTTATTGATGTCGTCATCTTTTTTTGTATCGTATCCTTATACTCTTCGTTAGACACTTCGATGTCCAATTCAAAAGAGTGTTCATCCTTTTGGATGAATTGATAATCCAGCATATGTTCCATACAAAATCCTTCGATTGCTAGTGGATGAAGAAATTCTCTGGTTCCCTGTTCATTTTGAAACCACATCAGATCTTCGTTTCTCCCTGCCAGATTTTTAATCTTCGAGAATGGATAATGATCATCACATTCATCAAATACGAGGCGATCTGATAATTCATAGCGAATCAATGGCTGTGCATAATTATATAAAGAGGTCAGATACATTTTGCCATTCTCCACTTCGATATAATTCATATCATCAAACAGATACATTCCTTCCTCTCCATGTAGTTCAACACCTAAAGCAAGGGATTCACTAGCACCATAGAAATTTACAATATCACAATGGAAGATTTGTTCCAGATAGGAGCGAAGATTTGCATTCAATGGTTCTCCACAGGATATGATTCTTTTGATTTGAACGCTTACTTTGCCTGTGGATACCTGTTCTGCAAGTATCTTGATAGCGGACGAATATCCTATTACGATATTTGGCTTAAATTTCTGAATCTGATTGATCCATTCATCCAGCGGTTGTTTAATATCCAAAGACAGCTGTAATGCACGTACACCTTCGATACCTGAACCAACTGCCATAGCACCACCATAACGTCCATCGCATGCTGCAATATAAACGATACGTGGTGTTTTCCATAATAACTTCAAAATATCCCACATACTCATATCCCATAATGCTCCGCGAATAATTCCTAGCAGCATATGATTCCATGCCTGTTCATCATAAATAAAATATCCTGGTTTTCCT
This region includes:
- a CDS encoding phenylacetate--CoA ligase family protein, which codes for MNYFKLLWELRSLKNNTKKTKIQMEKLQKEKLSKILHYAYDHSDYYRTAFMQAGITKQTIDITPISEFPSINKKELIKHFDKLVTVDDVKQSELQVFDELEDTEDTFKNNYHVVHSSGSTGKPGYFIYDEQAWNHMLLGIIRGALWDMSMWDILKLLWKTPRIVYIAACDGRYGGAMAVGSGIEGVRALQLSLDIKQPLDEWINQIQKFKPNIVIGYSSAIKILAEQVSTGKVSVQIKRIISCGEPLNANLRSYLEQIFHCDIVNFYGASESLALGVELHGEEGMYLFDDMNYIEVENGKMYLTSLYNYAQPLIRYELSDRLVFDECDDHYPFSKIKNLAGRNEDLMWFQNEQGTREFLHPLAIEGFCMEHMLDYQFIQKDEHSFELDIEVSNEEYKDTIQKKMTTSITSMLKEKRLDYVEFAISFVDEILPDNRTGKKRLIILEKKGVTI